tttatcacatccaatagtaatcatcgataactcaccggattagtatattaattaaatacgagatgctatattttgcatatgcaaaatatgatattattaaacattattggatagtgcattatatttatctttcacaataataaaattttactatatatttttctttatttctttttgacttgatacatattgacccaacaaatattctaagaaaatattcattagaaatttattttattaaattaaatttattaattttgtactttaaatattagtatttctatataagaaaaaaataattttaaaatttaaatttactaaaataaataaataaaaagcttaattttctatataaaagtcaattaaaataataaaattgatttactttaaatatttatttgcaattaattaagataatttttattttgtcatgatttaagctgcaccgataaaattttgagagttgaacagaacttttatctattttttaaaaagtattttaacttgttaattattgtgatttataataatttttacgtaattatcgaataatatatttactccttgtttcccaatttatgtggctttgatacaattttgaaagtcaactaaaatttttatatatcttttaaatattttaagttgttaattattatgatttgaagtactctttcttttatctcaatttatgtggcattactaaaataatgagagtcaataaaatttctatatgttttttaaatattttaagttattaattattatgatttgtggtaacaaattagttttgaacatgatggtcaatttaataaataaataaaatttacttccaatatgtagttatagttaatataaattaatagaatatattaaatatttaaaccattatgatgaaacaatggaaTTACTATATATTGAgacatggtatgtaattaagtagAAGTAGGTGGATTTTTTGGTAATTACATGAGGGGACGAAACCACCTCTTCTCTATAATAGAAATTacaacaatttcaattaattatttaTCTTCATTGAATATATCGGGAGCAAATTATACATCTCTTAATATATAAGCTATAAGACAGTAATAAAACAGAACAAGGACCGAATTGCATGAAGAAGATGCATGTTGGTTAGCCCTATAACAACATATTTGTAGCAGTTCTACAAATGGGATCTGTGGAAACGGTATTAGCCCCATCAATCAAATAAAAAGCTCAGGCACATACAACAACACTTAATAAACTACACAAAGGGATCACTAATATCCTTAACACGCAAGCCTTTAGGAACAAACTCCTAGCTCACCAATCACCATCCCATCAATGTTCTTCTTACTTTGTCCACAATCTGATTTCTACCAACCATAGTTGACAAGTCAATATTACAATCCTCGTCTAAAAGGAATCTGTACACTTCCCAATCATGATCTGCTGTACATTGCCTACCGATCTCCGCCTGCACAATCAGAAAATAAAGTTCATCCTCAATGTAGAAAAGGATTCCATAGCAATGTAAAGAACTGTTTTATTTGGTCATTAAACATTAGCTCTAGACTGAATGTAGTATGTTCGAAAACTCGATGCCACTAGGTTCAGTATTCTTACGGTGTTTGCAACTCTTTTGAAGGTTACTAATAATAGAAAAGCAATACGTTGGCTTTACATCTTCCGAGGAACAGTAAGGTTCAGATATGCTAACTTTATCTTCAACCACTTCCTTTACCACTTCCTTTACCAGTACATACTTACCGAGAAGATGCAGATCCCAAGGGTCTTTAATGCCAATGTGACATCATAGAAAACACGTGGTCTACCATTTCCAGATAACTCGATAGGATTTGCAACCAAAAGTTCAGTATCTGGTCCACGATTTGTTATTACAACGCGTAAAGGGTGAAGCATTTCCACTTTCAGACGAGAACAGACAGCATCTTGATTCTCTGGATCTACAATCTTTTTCCCATCCTTCTGCCGGATAAAAAGATCTAACTCCCGTTGACCCTTATTAACAGGTAAAAACCGACCAAAACAAATCTACATGGAAAAGAAATAAAACTATCAGCATGTTTTCTATTTTATCACGGAAAGTATAATGACTAAAATCAActatatgcattcttattttgatgtcatctctTAGTGCCATCCATTATACAGTAACACAGAGAACACTTTAAAGTGGGGCAATGTGATGGTTTTGAAGGAACAACCAACTATTCAGATAATCGGTCCATATATAGCAGTTTGCCATGGATATAATAAACTGAAATGGAAAATAAAGTAGCATCTActtttcatgcaaagaaaaaaaaaagcaactttACGGAGAAAATATAGTAACATCCCAATGAGTATATTACTTATCTAGCATTTATTGGAGGGagatgattaggcatgatatggagcagttacaacttacggaggacatgaccggtatggaggacgcggattaaggtagagggttaggggATGGGAGTGCATCGGTAACAATAAGGGAGCGTTCTTTTGTTTCTCTAGTTTTTTTATTCGTGGTGCTGTATGGTTTCAGTTAGatagttcttatttttatcttgtggTTGTAGCATTATCTTGTTGCTAGCGgcgttagtttattttgcatttatCTTTTGTGTCTGTTATCGGTTCTAAGCcaggggtctattggaaacagcctctctactgagatagtggtatggtctgcgtacactctaccctccctagacctcactgtgtgggaaaacactgggtatgttgttgttgtagcatTTAGCAGTAATTAATAAATAATGCATTAGTCAAATGTCTAATGGGATCAAAGTAGCCATAAATATCTGGAATGGGCATATTTCATAGTCACTATGTCAACAAAGTGAAGACTGAAGACGAAATCCAGAATGTATTGCAATGAAGAAACCGTAATTGAGTGAATCTACAagttgatgaaatatgtgtatgGACTTCACAACTCATATTTTCGGCAAGAACGAAATTCAAGTCCACCTGGACACCGATTAGATaagttgggttcaattggtgtgaatgtaAAATGGAGGAAAAGTCTTCGAGGGAAAGTGTACACACTTAAGGAAAGTATACTTCTCCCACCAatacttctcccacattggtgggagaacaACTTTCATgtgtttttattaagaaacacGCCTTCAAGTGAATAGTGAGTCAAGAACCAAGAGGGGCCTCGCGCCGTCGGTGTCGCTCGCtcagcttcggatttggatttggataatAATTGATGAGATAAactttttagacagtttatttgaaaattgaaaaaacaagTGGAATCTATTAATTcgaaaatccaaagaaaaacgaaaaatattttttctccataaAACGCCATGCAGATGCATACAAAAACGTTACTCAAAAGGGACGCAACCCTTCTAGAAAATGACACACTGTTTCGAAAAAGGGGTGACTATTCAGTCAGATGTGACTATTTAAAAAAGACACATAGTTTCGGAATGGACAGATATGACTGTTCTGAAGTGATACACCTTTCCGATGAATCATTGCTTCCTTTCcaaaggggcacttgatggctataaatacctgcaTTTTTTCCACAGGTATGTACGAAAATTTAAGGATTGAAAAACACTCTTCTACTTCCAAAAACTCTTTGTCATCATCTGtcgttgagtgtgttcgaagcATTGAGCGTGTTCGAAGAATCTGAACGTTTGAGGTACCGCCAGATTCAGATTGtgagtcattttatcctgggaggaaaaattccgcaacctcgggtacttgagaggaattaattccttaagcaCACTCCGTAAAATCGGAGgacttgattctatttttttattcatcatatttctttaaataacagctacttcatcagaggtagaggtatggactgcgtacatcttacccccccagaccccactaagtgggaatacactgggtttgttgttgttgttgttgtatatttctttaaataacatacttctttgatagtttttGTAGACCTTGCGTTGAAGGTGTTaaaacttcataggtgttcttgatagcgtcttgaacttgtgttgaagtgcTTGTGCaaaacatacagattgtgtacccgaaacaacaagATACATTTTGCGACTAAAGCAACATAAACAACAAGAATCAATAAGTAGAAAACTGTAAATCCAAAAGTCAGTACCTGAATACTGAAGTCTTTCAGTGTCCGCATAATGTCATAAAGAAAACCCTTGTGATTAATGCAACTAATCTGAAGCAATGTATGAGCAGGGCTCAGGGAGTTATCTATTGTTACACTAGCGTTCTTCAACTTTGTCATATCTGAACTAAGTGCTTGCGCATGAGATACATTATCTTCGAGTTTGCACCGAAATAATTCCTCAGCAACAGATGGTGAAAGAGAAGAGATATACTGAAGGTTGTCATACTTGGGGCCTGCTAATTGTAGCTCCAAACCGCATGATTCGCCCAAAACAGCATGCAATTGCTTAGATGTTTCATCTTTCCTAGCTTGCGTATGTAACATCTCTCTGTACATGAGATGAGATCTTAAGATTAACTTCTTCttgaacaaaataagaaaaaaccatgataagaaaaaagaaagatagtATTGTGGATTTGAATAAGACCGTTCATAGAATGAACTACTAAAGCAAAAGTCCTGTGATTTGCATAAACCCAACTATGGGCAGCCCAGTTGCACAAAGCATCTGGCATTAGCGGGTCTGGGGAAGGCCACACCCATGGGTTGTGATGTAGACAACCTACTATAATACAAGCATTAGTGGTGCTTTGacggttcaaaactgagacatataGGTCACACGGGGACAACTTTACCGTTGCTCCAAGGCCCCCCTTCCCATAAACCCAACTATATCAGATATGTTTGCTCGATATCACAAGATATGGCCTTTCATCATTCATCCCAGTAAACAATTTGAAATAGTTGCAGGACATATATTACCCATTGTACATGTGAAGATAGTATAAGACAGGATGGGAGTATTAAAAACATCTCCACCAAACATCTATTTTTGTCGctccaaaatcaaaatttgaatgaAGAAGAGCTCTTTCAAAAGAGAAATACTTGCAATCGGGTAAACATTATTAGACGTTTGAAAGGAAGCATAATGCAGAAGAGGAGTAACATATAAGTCTATAACATTGTCCGCGCAGGAGTAATTGAAAAGATTCTTCATAGAATGTCTGTTTTATTAGTACAGAATGAAagtaagaatgaagaaaataagttttttttgaAACAGAGTTATTTATGATTAGTTGGATAAGAATATAAGTTCAGAATTTGCAGCAAATATCAAGTAGATACTTTTCCTTATCACTTGAACCCACTTGtcggattacactgggtatgttgttgtatacgtttctttatcaaattataattattaagcTACAATTAAAGAGCATTATGTATTATATAAGAGGACAATCTAAAAATGAAGCAAATAAGGCACAACCATAAAAGATAAGAAGAAATCGAATAGAATATTGAAATGTTTCCGTTTTGCTCCCTTGGTAACCTGAACCTACAACCTTAGGATTGGAGGTGGAATGTATTTACCATCTGAGCAACCCCCTCTTTTCATCCAGAATTTTTACTAGTTAATTTAGTGATGGTCGGTTACTTGACTGGGGGAGGGGGGACCCCGAAGATTCATTAACTCACATCATTTGTTCCTGTGAAGGAGCTTTTCACTATCCAATTCTAAGACGTGATAACAACAATAGGTTTATTACAACTCTATAACTCAGCATTCTAACAAAAGTGTAGAAATTATATACTTACAAGTTGTCTGTTATAAAGAAAAGGTCCACTGCACGGCCATCTGGAGTTTTTGTCACTTTTACCCTTTGAATGGTAAGCTCAAGCTCAGAGAGAACTTGGGTAACATCTAGCAACATTATGCAATAGCATAAAAAGAGAGCActatatcaataatcataatctGTGCACGAAGATTTGTCACTACCATGTAATAATCCTCTTCGGTCTGAGCTACAGAATGTCAATAAATAAACTGGAGAAGCATTAGCATGTGGGGACAGCTGgttcaaataaaatgaaacagagCATGATGGACAAACTGATAGAAGGCGCTGTTTCAAACTTTCCCATCTTTTAGATGAGGAAGACTGAGGAACCACCCATAACACCACATAGCACCATATCCCATCCGTTGAAACATCTGATTCATAGAAACCCGGGGCAATTAGTTAAGATGTAAAACCAATGGAGAAGAGAGCATTATATTTTAGCTAGATAAAAAAGGAGTGATAGGTAGGTTACTGAATTGGGAACAGTATCAGATTGCAACATCTTTTCTAGAGAATGGGAAAACTAAATCAGTAACCACATTGAAGTCTGCTAGCTAAAGATGTACAACCCTGATTTAACCATCTGGGATAACAAAAATGAAAGCTTATATGGCTACTTCAATTCACAAATCTCAACATACATATGTGATATGTCACAACACAAACGATAAAGAATATCATTATAAAACTGTATAGTGCATGTAAAAATGATGATACTGATTCAATATTGACTGATTCAATATTGAACATAAATTTAGAATTGATTGGTCTAGATGAAAATGTTTCCTTGAAGAAATCATATTGCAGTGTTTAATTATCTCAGTTTATAGAAAATGTTTCTCCTAGTAACCATTTTTCACCAAAAGAGAAAAGGTAAACTTCCATAACCCTGCAATGAAATCCAATCTCTCATATAAATATCCAAACTCTTGCTCCGTA
The Capsicum annuum cultivar UCD-10X-F1 chromosome 6, UCD10Xv1.1, whole genome shotgun sequence DNA segment above includes these coding regions:
- the LOC107873522 gene encoding ACT domain-containing protein ACR10 isoform X3, which encodes MNPLQYPGSTLDDTDTVMIQKGKRAGEPNVITVNCPDKTGLACDICRTILDFGLYIVKGDVTQVLSELELTIQRVKVTKTPDGRAVDLFFITDNLEMLHTQARKDETSKQLHAVLGESCGLELQLAGPKYDNLQYISSLSPSVAEELFRCKLEDNVSHAQALSSDMTKLKNASVTIDNSLSPAHTLLQISCINHKGFLYDIMRTLKDFSIQICFGRFLPVNKGQRELDLFIRQKDGKKIVDPENQDAVCSRLKVEMLHPLRVVITNRGPDTELLVANPIELSGNGRPRVFYDVTLALKTLGICIFSAEIGRQCTADHDWEVYRFLLDEDCNIDLSTMVGRNQIVDKVRRTLMGW
- the LOC107873522 gene encoding ACT domain-containing protein ACR9 isoform X1 produces the protein MNPLQYPGSTLDDTDTVMIQKGKRAGEPNVITVNCPDKTGLACDICRTILDFGLYIVKGDVSTDGIWCYVVLWVVPQSSSSKRWESLKQRLLSVCPSCSVSFYLNQLSPHANASPVYLLTFCSSDRRGLLHDVTQVLSELELTIQRVKVTKTPDGRAVDLFFITDNLEMLHTQARKDETSKQLHAVLGESCGLELQLAGPKYDNLQYISSLSPSVAEELFRCKLEDNVSHAQALSSDMTKLKNASVTIDNSLSPAHTLLQISCINHKGFLYDIMRTLKDFSIQICFGRFLPVNKGQRELDLFIRQKDGKKIVDPENQDAVCSRLKVEMLHPLRVVITNRGPDTELLVANPIELSGNGRPRVFYDVTLALKTLGICIFSAEIGRQCTADHDWEVYRFLLDEDCNIDLSTMVGRNQIVDKVRRTLMGW
- the LOC107873522 gene encoding ACT domain-containing protein ACR9 isoform X2; this encodes MDYGLHTLYPPQIPFCGNTLDVSTDGIWCYVVLWVVPQSSSSKRWESLKQRLLSVCPSCSVSFYLNQLSPHANASPVYLLTFCSSDRRGLLHDVTQVLSELELTIQRVKVTKTPDGRAVDLFFITDNLEMLHTQARKDETSKQLHAVLGESCGLELQLAGPKYDNLQYISSLSPSVAEELFRCKLEDNVSHAQALSSDMTKLKNASVTIDNSLSPAHTLLQISCINHKGFLYDIMRTLKDFSIQICFGRFLPVNKGQRELDLFIRQKDGKKIVDPENQDAVCSRLKVEMLHPLRVVITNRGPDTELLVANPIELSGNGRPRVFYDVTLALKTLGICIFSAEIGRQCTADHDWEVYRFLLDEDCNIDLSTMVGRNQIVDKVRRTLMGW